The Xanthomonas sp. CFBP 8443 genome has a window encoding:
- a CDS encoding transposase, protein MSPVVGIDVAKRSFDLAIDLANGKYRTKAKLPNDPKGFQALHAWLQTHAQADSWIVMEATGTYHEALAEFVHGLGYRVCVLNPAQMALYARSQLTRVKTDRSDAKLIASYGQRHAAQLRPWQPDPPALKQLKALVRRRDDLLQMLQMERNRLDVAAPVVRDSLLENIGQLQARIAQIERAIDDQIDQDPTLRGQRDLLVSIDGIADTSAALMLAELGNVERFAHASAVTAFAGLNPRLQESGKRQGQVCISRTGSPRLRAGLYMPALVAMTHNPVVRALKQRLRERGKAGKQIVCAAMRKLLHLAYGVLKSNTPFDPQKAIAC, encoded by the coding sequence ATGTCCCCAGTCGTCGGCATTGACGTCGCCAAGCGCAGTTTCGATCTGGCCATCGACCTGGCCAACGGCAAGTACCGCACCAAGGCCAAGCTTCCCAACGATCCGAAGGGCTTCCAGGCCCTGCACGCGTGGCTGCAGACGCACGCGCAGGCGGACAGCTGGATCGTGATGGAAGCCACCGGCACCTACCACGAGGCGCTAGCCGAGTTCGTGCATGGGTTGGGCTACCGCGTGTGCGTACTCAACCCAGCGCAGATGGCGCTGTATGCACGCAGCCAGCTGACCCGGGTCAAGACCGACCGCAGCGATGCCAAGCTGATCGCCAGCTACGGCCAGCGCCATGCGGCGCAGCTGCGGCCCTGGCAGCCCGACCCGCCGGCGCTCAAGCAGCTCAAGGCGCTGGTGCGGCGCCGGGACGACCTGCTGCAAATGCTGCAGATGGAGCGCAACCGCCTGGACGTGGCCGCGCCGGTGGTGCGCGACTCGCTCCTGGAGAACATCGGCCAGTTGCAGGCGCGCATCGCGCAGATTGAACGGGCCATCGACGACCAGATCGACCAGGACCCGACCTTGCGCGGGCAGCGCGACCTGCTGGTGAGCATCGATGGGATCGCCGACACCAGCGCGGCGTTGATGCTGGCCGAACTTGGCAATGTGGAGCGCTTCGCCCACGCCTCGGCGGTGACCGCCTTTGCCGGGCTCAACCCCCGGCTGCAGGAGTCCGGCAAGCGCCAGGGCCAGGTCTGCATCTCCCGCACCGGCTCCCCGCGGCTGCGCGCGGGCCTGTACATGCCGGCCCTGGTCGCCATGACCCACAATCCGGTCGTCCGTGCGCTGAAGCAGCGCCTGCGCGAACGCGGCAAAGCCGGCAAGCAAATCGTCTGCGCCGCCATGCGCAAGTTGCTGCATCTTGCCTACGGCGTCCTCAAATCAAACACGCCCTTCGATCCTCAAAAGGCCATTGCCTGTTAG
- a CDS encoding PAS domain S-box protein, translating to MQPQLDLPPPHPSSDMRLAQRLDRGIWRTALLYLLLGLAWSLGSDLLLARFVNDPRTLALLNLLNDAVFLLLTAIALYLLLRPLVRGALQVHARLALSEAGYRQMFQANPSPMLVYDLETLRIADVNPAAVAFFGWTHDQFIGMELERLWPADAAARMREVIQAIRDTPSKVCVVAEPLRLRDGSQRMVESRSTGLDYRGRDARLVVISDRSAEHQAQQRRDQALQRLEEAQAIARLGSWELDPGSGLGRYSDQVYRMLGRRVPEQAREHRLEELLVPADLASQARIQRMLEELCGPAPVQLDMLLPVLAADGQARMLHLRAETACDDAGAACVRGTLQDVTEHERSRRLLHEREEQFRELVRVLPDGVAILHQEHVLYANAACAGQFGHEGENLLGEPLQGLVHASDLQQVREQMRDAGDRGERGAAARMRRRDGSLFHAGLSFGNVRYSGRDCKLLIVRDLSEPERMRDALALSNRELQAMARRLFSLQEDERRAISRDLHDDIGQAITAMKLSAHAALDEADAERRREDLNEIVQLADSSITKLRNLSTLLRPPQLDALGLEAALRWQAGMLFRASPVRLQLDIATLPARPSGEVEQACFRIAQESLTNVLRHACAGEVRMALSDEQHRQLRLEVVDDGDGFDPAGPRGLGLIVMRERAQSAGGTLQIDTAPGAGTRVTLCLPYTTAATPTHPPGP from the coding sequence ATGCAACCACAACTCGATCTCCCCCCGCCCCACCCGTCCTCGGACATGCGCCTGGCGCAACGGCTGGACCGCGGCATCTGGCGGACCGCGCTGCTGTACCTGCTGCTGGGCCTGGCCTGGTCGCTGGGCAGCGACCTGCTGCTGGCCCGATTCGTGAACGACCCGCGGACCCTGGCCCTGCTGAACCTGCTCAACGATGCGGTGTTCCTGTTGCTGACCGCCATCGCCCTGTACTTGCTGCTGCGCCCGCTGGTGCGCGGGGCGTTGCAGGTGCACGCGCGGCTGGCGCTGTCCGAGGCCGGCTACCGGCAGATGTTCCAGGCCAATCCCAGCCCGATGCTGGTCTACGACCTGGAAACCCTGCGGATCGCCGACGTCAATCCGGCGGCGGTGGCCTTCTTCGGCTGGACGCACGACCAATTCATCGGCATGGAACTGGAGCGGCTGTGGCCGGCGGACGCGGCCGCGCGCATGCGCGAGGTGATCCAGGCCATCCGCGACACGCCATCCAAGGTCTGCGTGGTGGCCGAGCCGCTGCGCCTGCGCGATGGCAGCCAGCGCATGGTCGAGTCGCGCAGCACCGGCCTGGACTACCGCGGCCGCGACGCGCGGCTGGTGGTGATCAGCGACCGCAGCGCCGAGCACCAGGCGCAGCAGCGCCGCGACCAAGCCCTGCAACGGCTGGAAGAGGCGCAGGCGATCGCCCGCCTCGGCTCCTGGGAGCTGGATCCGGGCAGCGGCCTGGGCCGCTATTCGGACCAGGTCTACCGGATGCTCGGCCGGCGCGTGCCGGAGCAGGCGCGCGAGCATCGCCTGGAAGAACTGCTGGTCCCGGCCGACCTGGCCTCGCAGGCGCGCATCCAGCGCATGCTCGAGGAACTGTGCGGCCCGGCGCCGGTGCAGCTGGACATGCTGCTGCCGGTGCTGGCCGCCGACGGCCAAGCGCGGATGCTGCATCTGCGCGCCGAAACCGCCTGCGACGACGCCGGCGCGGCCTGCGTGCGCGGCACCCTGCAGGACGTGACCGAGCACGAGCGTTCGCGGCGCCTGCTGCACGAACGCGAGGAACAGTTCCGCGAACTGGTGCGGGTGCTGCCCGACGGGGTGGCGATCCTGCACCAGGAACACGTGCTGTACGCCAACGCGGCCTGCGCCGGGCAGTTCGGCCACGAGGGCGAGAACCTGCTCGGCGAACCGTTGCAGGGGCTGGTTCACGCCAGCGACCTGCAACAGGTGCGCGAGCAGATGCGCGATGCCGGCGACAGGGGCGAGCGCGGCGCCGCGGCGCGCATGCGCCGCCGCGACGGCTCGCTGTTCCACGCCGGGCTGTCGTTCGGCAACGTGCGCTACAGCGGCCGCGACTGCAAGCTGCTGATCGTGCGCGACCTGAGCGAACCCGAGCGCATGCGCGACGCGCTGGCGCTGAGCAACCGCGAGCTGCAGGCGATGGCGCGGCGGCTGTTCTCGCTGCAGGAGGACGAACGCCGCGCGATCTCGCGCGACCTGCACGACGACATCGGCCAGGCGATCACCGCGATGAAGCTGTCCGCGCACGCGGCGCTGGACGAGGCCGACGCCGAGCGCCGCCGCGAGGACCTCAACGAGATCGTGCAGTTGGCCGACAGCAGCATCACCAAGCTTCGCAACCTGTCGACCCTGCTGCGCCCGCCGCAGCTGGACGCGCTCGGCCTGGAAGCGGCATTGCGCTGGCAGGCCGGGATGCTGTTCCGCGCCTCGCCGGTGCGCCTGCAGCTGGACATCGCCACCCTGCCCGCGCGGCCCAGCGGCGAGGTCGAGCAGGCCTGCTTCCGCATCGCCCAGGAAAGCCTGACCAACGTGCTGCGGCATGCCTGCGCTGGAGAAGTGCGCATGGCGCTGAGCGACGAGCAGCACCGGCAGCTGCGCCTGGAGGTGGTCGACGACGGCGACGGCTTCGATCCGGCCGGACCGCGCGGGCTGGGCCTGATCGTGATGCGCGAGCGCGCGCAGAGCGCAGGCGGTACCCTGCAGATCGATACCGCGCCCGGCGCCGGCACGCGGGTGACGCTGTGCCTGCCCTACACCACGGCGGCGACGCCGACGCACCCACCTGGACCCTGA
- a CDS encoding EAL domain-containing protein: protein MWNPAVPVPPDDELPSRLGAGHPALTGMIAEALAGGPGVMLLHIDIDHFASINENMSAEVGDHALALLAHRLQAHLGGRGLLWRHGSDELVMAVPRTADVPPPEAFAEEIRQQIELPLSVLPYTLFMTGKIGVSLCPEHSTRLSTLLDYAEDAVYQAAREGGNMVRLYAADGPPSAHSESIISRQIVDAIPNGELRLRYQPMVSARDGRVVGMESLLRWQSPTLGILVPERFMRTAERLGVIVQIGTWVMEGALRQARLWRDQGFDDFTIAVNVSTLQLLRPTFFNEVMSALQAAGVPPQMMVLEINESALTNNVNFVHETLANLCREGISLSLDNFGTGDSSLSALVRYPVDKLKIDRSFIKSAPAGNREAAIARAIIAMGHQLGMVVIANGVESQAQLGFLRRNDCDIFQGYLFGEPMSAEAAGMALRRRYLRPESFTETRPDRTLLLLDDEENVLRSLVRLFRRDGYRILAAGNVRDAFDLLATNDVQVILSDQRMSDMSGTEFLGRVKMLYPDTIRLVLSGYTDLATVTDAINRGAIYRFLTKPWNDDELREHIRQAFRTHDEQRRDAGP from the coding sequence ATGTGGAATCCCGCTGTCCCCGTGCCGCCTGACGACGAACTGCCGTCGCGCCTGGGCGCCGGCCATCCGGCGCTGACCGGCATGATCGCCGAGGCGCTGGCCGGCGGCCCGGGCGTGATGCTGCTGCACATCGATATCGACCACTTCGCCTCGATCAACGAGAACATGAGCGCGGAAGTGGGCGACCACGCGCTGGCGCTGCTGGCGCACCGGCTGCAGGCGCACCTGGGCGGGCGCGGGCTGCTGTGGCGCCACGGCAGCGACGAGCTGGTCATGGCGGTGCCGCGCACCGCCGACGTGCCGCCGCCGGAGGCCTTCGCCGAGGAGATCCGGCAGCAGATCGAACTGCCGCTGTCGGTGCTGCCGTACACCTTGTTCATGACCGGCAAGATCGGCGTGAGCCTGTGCCCGGAACACTCCACGCGGCTGTCCACGCTGCTCGACTATGCCGAGGACGCGGTCTACCAGGCCGCGCGCGAAGGCGGCAACATGGTGCGCCTGTACGCGGCCGACGGCCCGCCCAGCGCGCACAGCGAGAGCATCATCTCGCGGCAGATCGTCGATGCGATCCCCAACGGCGAGCTGCGCCTGCGCTACCAGCCGATGGTCAGCGCCCGCGACGGCCGCGTGGTCGGCATGGAATCGCTGCTGCGCTGGCAGTCGCCGACGCTGGGCATCCTGGTGCCGGAGCGCTTCATGCGCACCGCCGAGCGGCTGGGCGTGATCGTGCAGATCGGCACCTGGGTGATGGAAGGCGCGCTGCGCCAGGCGCGGCTGTGGCGCGACCAGGGCTTCGACGACTTCACCATCGCGGTCAACGTCTCCACCCTGCAGCTGCTGCGCCCGACCTTCTTCAACGAAGTGATGTCGGCGCTGCAGGCGGCCGGGGTGCCGCCGCAGATGATGGTGCTGGAGATCAACGAAAGCGCGCTGACCAACAACGTCAACTTCGTCCACGAGACCCTGGCCAACCTGTGCCGCGAAGGCATCAGTCTGAGCCTGGACAACTTCGGCACCGGCGATTCCAGCCTCAGCGCGCTGGTGCGCTATCCGGTGGACAAGCTGAAGATCGACCGCAGCTTCATCAAGAGCGCGCCGGCCGGCAACCGCGAGGCGGCGATCGCCCGCGCCATCATCGCCATGGGCCACCAGCTGGGCATGGTGGTGATCGCCAACGGCGTGGAGTCGCAGGCGCAGCTGGGCTTCCTGCGCCGCAACGACTGCGACATCTTCCAGGGCTACCTGTTCGGCGAGCCGATGTCGGCCGAGGCCGCCGGCATGGCGCTGCGGCGCCGCTACCTGCGCCCGGAATCGTTCACCGAGACCCGCCCGGACCGCACCCTGCTGCTGCTCGACGACGAGGAGAACGTGCTGCGCTCGCTGGTGCGCCTGTTCCGCCGCGACGGCTACCGGATCCTGGCCGCCGGCAACGTGCGCGACGCCTTCGACCTGCTGGCCACCAACGACGTGCAGGTGATCCTGTCCGACCAGCGCATGTCCGACATGAGCGGCACCGAGTTCCTGGGCCGGGTGAAGATGCTCTACCCGGACACCATCCGCCTGGTGCTGTCCGGCTACACCGACCTGGCCACCGTCACCGACGCGATCAACCGCGGCGCAATCTACCGCTTCCTGACCAAGCCCTGGAACGACGACGAACTACGCGAGCACATCCGCCAGGCGTTCCGCACGCATGACGAGCAGCGGCGGGATGCGGGGCCCTGA
- a CDS encoding nitrate/sulfonate/bicarbonate ABC transporter ATP-binding protein has translation MTFSATAPERAPLVRVQGVRKSYDKGGATPLVVLDDVDLTLHSGQIVGLLGRSGSGKSTLLRAIAGLLQPSAGSIVFRDATPTQAIDDIAMVFQSFALFPWLTVLQNVEVGLEARGVAADERRRRALAAIDLIGLDGYEGAYPKELSGGMRQRVGLARALVVRPKLLLMDEPFSALDVLTAETLRTDLLDLWSEGRMPIESILMVTHNIEEAVLMCDRIVIFGANPGRVIGEIQVTLPQPRNRLAPAFRALVDDIYARMTASPQRPQVREGVFPGSGIAMVLPRVSSNLLAGLVEAVAAEPYHGRADLPPLAAGLQLEVDELFPIAETLQLLRLAVFEQGDLQLTPAGQRFAELGTDARKQLFAQHLATYVPLAAHIRRVLDERPTHHAPARRFRDELEDHMSEDYAAETVQAVTSWARYAEYFAYDKQADLFSLENPS, from the coding sequence ATGACCTTTTCCGCAACCGCGCCCGAGCGCGCTCCGCTGGTCCGCGTGCAGGGCGTGCGCAAGAGCTACGACAAGGGCGGGGCGACGCCGCTGGTGGTGCTGGACGACGTGGACCTGACCCTGCATTCGGGCCAGATCGTCGGCCTGCTCGGGCGCTCCGGCTCCGGCAAGTCCACCTTGCTGCGCGCCATCGCCGGGCTGCTGCAGCCCAGCGCCGGCAGCATCGTGTTCCGCGACGCCACGCCGACCCAGGCGATCGACGACATCGCGATGGTGTTCCAGAGCTTCGCGCTGTTCCCGTGGCTGACCGTGCTGCAGAACGTGGAAGTCGGCCTGGAGGCGCGCGGCGTGGCCGCCGACGAACGCCGCCGGCGCGCGCTGGCGGCGATCGACCTGATCGGCCTGGACGGCTACGAGGGCGCCTATCCGAAGGAGCTGTCCGGCGGCATGCGCCAGCGCGTGGGCCTGGCGCGTGCGCTGGTGGTGCGGCCGAAACTGCTGCTGATGGACGAGCCGTTCTCGGCGCTGGACGTGCTGACCGCCGAGACCCTGCGCACCGACCTGCTCGACCTGTGGTCGGAAGGGCGCATGCCGATCGAATCGATCCTGATGGTCACCCACAACATCGAGGAAGCGGTGCTGATGTGCGACCGCATCGTGATCTTCGGCGCCAATCCGGGCCGGGTGATCGGCGAGATCCAGGTGACCCTGCCGCAGCCGCGCAACCGCCTGGCGCCGGCGTTCCGCGCCCTGGTCGACGACATCTACGCGCGCATGACCGCCAGCCCGCAGCGGCCGCAGGTGCGCGAGGGCGTGTTCCCCGGCAGCGGCATCGCGATGGTGCTGCCGCGGGTGTCGAGCAACCTGCTGGCCGGCCTGGTCGAGGCGGTGGCGGCCGAGCCCTACCATGGCCGCGCCGACCTGCCGCCGCTGGCCGCCGGCCTGCAGCTGGAAGTAGACGAGCTGTTCCCGATCGCCGAGACCCTGCAGTTGCTGCGCTTGGCGGTGTTCGAGCAGGGCGACCTGCAGCTGACCCCGGCCGGGCAGCGCTTCGCCGAACTCGGCACCGACGCGCGCAAGCAACTGTTCGCCCAGCACCTGGCCACCTACGTGCCGCTGGCCGCGCACATCCGCCGCGTGCTCGACGAACGCCCGACCCACCACGCCCCTGCGCGGCGCTTCCGCGACGAGCTGGAAGACCACATGTCCGAGGACTACGCGGCGGAAACCGTGCAGGCGGTGACCAGCTGGGCGCGCTACGCCGAATACTTCGCCTACGACAAGCAGGCGGACCTGTTCTCGCTGGAGAACCCCAGCTAG
- a CDS encoding bifunctional diguanylate cyclase/phosphodiesterase — MDQGVIASLLQHPLTSAVVLLDAEGRPLAANRAAQALELPRTVEAYAELMRDVRERLLDGEGMLACALPGTAGRRLDGWLRAVRDDAGALLAYTLSVPEPVDGNGATRWEIALDSAEHGLWDWDIPSDTIFRSERWKQMLGYTGDAPDYGLNTLLPLVHSEDQTRLREAIRAHFEGRTATYVCEFRLRQQDGQWRWILDRGRIVARTADGSPLRMVGTHTDIHEQKLLEQRLRDQQTLLREAQRMTRMGSWSWDPLQNRIWWSREFLSVTGLAEDQVPSGRGWLRLLSRESAAQVIAIWRRMQRDGKQANFEVELIRGSEAPLHLRVWAQPQPEADGRIQRVLGQVQNITEQRQTDALIRWRTELLNRVSALGKIGGCEIEVGTRRMQWTEECYRIHGLRKENIDLDHALALYTQDSRDAFEAALVRIAHGGLPEQLDLCFHRPSGHRVWVQVLIELDDRDGLPPRFVVLFRDITREREASERIELLAHYDLLTGLPNRQLLREQAEKAMHDAVERGSTLAMLFVDLDGFKSINDSFGHATGDALLKLAATRMHQQLRTSDLFGRFSGDEFVVVLRDLAEPGDAGHVARKLIAALAEPLHNGENVIKIGASIGIALMEEGRQDFDSLLRAADAAMYAAKESGRNTCHYYSQDVLLRAQRRLEIEHALHGALDREEFSLVYQPLVHAAGERAPAVEALLRWHRPGHGHCNPAEFIPIAEECGEIVRLGDWVINEACRQAAAWDAAGLSFDRISVNVSAMQLRDRGFAERVIELCLRNGWSPKRLELELTESALIRDTESLRRCFELFEQEGVLLAVDDFGTGFSNLHYLNRFPVQRLKIDRSFVQDMLHDSGTAKVTQAIVQLGHALGMQVVAEGVETAQEETLLREQGCDEIQGYLHSRPLPPRELAAWLRARHSTLPATQPRLVLAGQ, encoded by the coding sequence GTGGATCAAGGCGTCATCGCAAGCTTGCTGCAGCATCCGCTCACCTCGGCTGTGGTCCTGTTGGACGCCGAAGGGCGGCCGCTGGCCGCGAACCGGGCCGCGCAGGCGCTGGAGCTGCCGCGCACCGTGGAGGCGTATGCCGAGCTGATGCGCGACGTGCGCGAGCGCCTGCTCGATGGCGAGGGCATGCTCGCCTGTGCCTTGCCCGGCACCGCCGGGCGGCGCCTGGACGGCTGGCTGCGCGCGGTCCGCGACGATGCCGGCGCGTTGTTGGCCTACACCCTGAGCGTGCCCGAGCCGGTCGACGGCAACGGCGCCACGCGCTGGGAAATCGCCCTGGACAGCGCCGAACACGGCCTGTGGGACTGGGATATCCCCAGCGACACGATCTTCCGTTCCGAGCGCTGGAAGCAGATGCTCGGCTACACCGGCGACGCGCCGGACTACGGGCTCAACACGTTGCTGCCGCTGGTCCACAGCGAGGACCAGACGCGCCTGCGCGAGGCGATCCGCGCCCATTTCGAAGGCCGCACGGCGACCTACGTCTGCGAATTCAGGCTGCGCCAGCAGGACGGTCAGTGGCGCTGGATCCTGGACCGCGGCCGCATCGTCGCGCGCACCGCCGACGGCAGCCCGCTGCGCATGGTCGGCACGCATACCGACATTCACGAGCAGAAGCTGCTCGAACAGCGCCTGCGCGACCAGCAGACCCTGCTGCGCGAGGCGCAGCGCATGACCCGCATGGGCAGCTGGTCGTGGGATCCGCTGCAGAACCGGATCTGGTGGTCGCGCGAGTTCCTGAGCGTGACCGGGCTGGCCGAGGACCAGGTGCCGAGCGGCCGCGGCTGGCTGCGCCTGCTCAGCCGCGAGTCGGCCGCGCAGGTGATCGCCATCTGGCGGCGCATGCAGCGCGACGGCAAGCAGGCCAACTTCGAGGTCGAGCTGATACGCGGCAGCGAAGCGCCGCTGCACCTGCGGGTCTGGGCGCAGCCGCAGCCGGAAGCAGACGGCCGCATCCAGCGCGTGCTCGGCCAGGTGCAGAACATCACCGAACAGCGCCAGACCGATGCGCTGATCCGCTGGCGCACCGAACTGCTCAATCGCGTCTCGGCGCTGGGCAAGATCGGCGGCTGCGAGATCGAGGTCGGCACCCGGCGCATGCAGTGGACCGAGGAGTGCTATCGCATCCACGGCCTGCGCAAGGAAAACATCGACCTGGACCATGCGCTGGCGCTGTACACCCAGGACTCGCGCGACGCGTTCGAGGCGGCACTGGTGCGGATCGCCCATGGCGGGCTGCCGGAGCAGCTGGACCTGTGCTTCCACCGCCCGTCCGGGCACCGCGTGTGGGTGCAGGTGCTGATCGAACTGGACGACCGCGACGGCCTGCCGCCGCGCTTCGTGGTGCTGTTCCGCGACATCACCCGCGAACGCGAGGCCAGCGAGCGCATCGAACTACTTGCCCACTACGACCTGCTGACCGGGCTGCCGAACCGGCAGCTGCTGCGCGAGCAGGCCGAGAAGGCGATGCACGACGCGGTGGAGCGCGGCAGCACCCTGGCGATGCTGTTCGTGGACCTGGACGGCTTCAAGAGCATCAACGATTCCTTCGGCCACGCCACCGGCGATGCGCTGCTGAAGCTGGCCGCCACGCGCATGCACCAGCAGCTGCGCACCAGCGACCTGTTCGGGCGCTTCAGCGGCGACGAGTTCGTGGTGGTGCTGCGCGACCTGGCCGAGCCGGGCGATGCCGGCCATGTGGCGCGCAAGCTGATCGCGGCGCTGGCCGAGCCGCTGCACAACGGCGAAAACGTGATCAAGATCGGCGCCAGCATCGGCATCGCCTTGATGGAGGAGGGGCGCCAGGACTTCGACAGCCTGCTGCGCGCCGCCGATGCGGCGATGTACGCGGCCAAGGAATCCGGCCGCAACACCTGCCACTACTACAGCCAGGACGTACTGCTGCGCGCGCAGCGGCGCCTGGAGATCGAGCATGCGCTGCACGGCGCGCTGGACCGCGAGGAGTTCTCGCTGGTGTACCAGCCGCTGGTGCATGCGGCCGGGGAACGCGCGCCGGCGGTCGAGGCGCTGCTGCGCTGGCACCGCCCCGGCCATGGCCACTGCAATCCGGCCGAGTTCATTCCCATCGCTGAGGAATGCGGCGAGATCGTGCGCCTGGGCGACTGGGTGATCAACGAGGCCTGCCGCCAGGCCGCGGCCTGGGACGCGGCGGGGCTGAGCTTCGACCGCATCTCGGTCAACGTCTCGGCGATGCAGCTGCGCGACCGCGGCTTCGCCGAACGGGTGATCGAACTGTGCCTGCGCAACGGCTGGTCGCCGAAGCGGCTGGAACTGGAACTGACCGAGTCGGCGCTGATCCGCGACACCGAGTCGCTGCGCCGCTGCTTCGAGCTGTTCGAGCAGGAAGGCGTGCTGCTGGCGGTGGACGATTTCGGTACCGGCTTCTCCAACCTGCATTACCTCAACCGCTTCCCGGTGCAGCGGCTGAAGATCGACCGCAGCTTCGTGCAGGACATGCTGCACGACAGCGGCACCGCCAAGGTCACCCAGGCGATCGTGCAGCTCGGCCATGCGCTGGGCATGCAGGTGGTGGCCGAGGGCGTGGAAACCGCGCAGGAAGAAACCCTGCTGCGCGAGCAGGGCTGCGACGAGATCCAGGGCTATCTGCACTCGCGGCCGCTGCCGCCGCGCGAACTGGCGGCGTGGTTGCGCGCCCGCCACAGCACGCTGCCGGCGACGCAGCCGCGGCTGGTGCTTGCTGGCCAGTGA
- a CDS encoding ABC transporter permease subunit, with protein sequence MVLFPRDRNAPGAVAARPGVLPNFHDLAVFALLLALGVLLLHGAADMRAPLPPPGTAAVSLDLRQLPEYGLRTTLRMFAAMAASLLFTFVVATLAAKSRRAERLIVPALDILQSVPVLGFLTFTVTFFLGLFPGRQVGAELASIFAIFTSQAWNMAYSFYQSLRSVPRDLDEVARGFGLSPWQRFWRLEAPYATPALIWNMMMSMSGGWFFVVASEAITVGDHTLELPGIGSYLALAIAQRDFAAVGWAVLAMGVLIVLYDQLLFRPIVAWSDKFRAELTASQDKPQSWLYDLLRRTRLAKRAVAPLAWVWQRALLLRWTPRQARPPAAAVQGGRGNVWGDRLWSAALAIAAAAAAWFAFDYGRRHLGLHDLAEAFGGGLATLARVVVLIALASVVWVPIGVWIGLRPKVAQRVQPLAQFLAAFPANVLFPFAVLAIVATGANPNIWLSPLMVLGTQWYILFNVIAGASAFPTDLREAATVYQLRSWTWWRRVILPGIFPYYITGALTASGGSWNASIVAELANWGDTQVQAYGLGSYIARATAAGDGARVLLGVAVMSLFVTFFNRAVWRRLYAFAERRLRFD encoded by the coding sequence ATGGTGCTATTTCCCCGCGATCGCAATGCGCCCGGCGCCGTCGCCGCACGTCCCGGCGTGCTGCCCAATTTCCACGACCTGGCGGTGTTCGCGCTGCTGCTGGCGCTGGGCGTGCTGCTGCTGCACGGCGCCGCCGACATGCGCGCGCCGCTGCCGCCGCCCGGCACCGCGGCGGTCTCGCTGGACCTGCGGCAGCTGCCCGAATACGGCCTGCGCACCACCTTGCGCATGTTCGCGGCGATGGCCGCCTCGCTGCTGTTCACCTTCGTGGTGGCGACGCTGGCGGCCAAGAGCCGCCGCGCCGAGCGGCTGATCGTGCCGGCGCTGGACATCCTGCAGTCGGTGCCGGTGCTGGGCTTTCTGACCTTCACCGTGACCTTCTTCCTTGGCCTGTTTCCCGGTCGCCAAGTTGGCGCCGAGCTGGCCTCGATCTTCGCCATCTTCACCAGCCAGGCCTGGAACATGGCGTACTCGTTCTACCAGTCGCTGCGCAGCGTGCCGCGCGATCTGGACGAGGTCGCGCGCGGTTTCGGCCTGTCGCCGTGGCAGCGCTTCTGGCGGCTGGAAGCGCCGTACGCGACGCCGGCGCTGATCTGGAACATGATGATGTCGATGTCCGGCGGCTGGTTCTTCGTGGTCGCCTCCGAGGCGATCACGGTCGGCGACCACACCCTGGAACTGCCCGGCATCGGCTCCTACCTGGCGCTGGCGATCGCGCAGCGCGACTTCGCCGCGGTCGGCTGGGCGGTGCTGGCGATGGGCGTGCTGATCGTGCTGTACGACCAGTTGCTGTTCCGTCCCATCGTCGCCTGGTCGGACAAGTTCCGCGCCGAACTCACCGCCTCGCAGGACAAGCCGCAGTCGTGGCTGTACGACCTGTTGCGGCGCACGCGGCTGGCCAAGCGCGCGGTTGCGCCGCTGGCCTGGGTCTGGCAGCGCGCATTGCTGCTGCGTTGGACCCCGCGGCAGGCGCGTCCGCCGGCAGCGGCGGTGCAGGGCGGCCGCGGCAACGTCTGGGGCGACCGGCTGTGGAGCGCGGCGCTGGCGATCGCGGCCGCGGCCGCGGCCTGGTTCGCGTTCGACTACGGCCGCCGCCACCTCGGCCTGCACGACCTGGCCGAGGCGTTCGGCGGCGGCCTGGCCACGCTGGCGCGGGTGGTGGTGCTGATCGCGCTGGCCAGCGTGGTGTGGGTGCCGATCGGCGTGTGGATCGGACTGCGCCCGAAGGTCGCGCAGCGGGTGCAGCCGCTGGCGCAGTTCCTGGCCGCGTTCCCGGCCAACGTGCTGTTTCCGTTCGCGGTGCTGGCGATCGTCGCCACCGGCGCCAACCCGAACATCTGGCTGTCGCCGCTGATGGTGCTGGGCACGCAGTGGTACATCCTGTTCAACGTGATCGCCGGCGCCAGCGCGTTCCCCACCGACTTGCGCGAGGCGGCCACGGTGTACCAGCTGCGCTCGTGGACCTGGTGGCGGCGGGTGATCCTGCCGGGCATCTTCCCGTACTACATCACCGGCGCGTTGACCGCCTCCGGCGGCTCGTGGAACGCCAGCATCGTCGCCGAACTCGCCAACTGGGGCGACACCCAGGTGCAGGCCTACGGGCTCGGCTCCTACATCGCCCGCGCCACCGCCGCCGGCGACGGCGCGCGGGTGCTGCTCGGGGTGGCGGTGATGTCGCTGTTCGTGACCTTCTTCAACCGTGCGGTGTGGCGGCGCCTGTACGCCTTCGCCGAACGCCGCCTGCGCTTCGACTGA